A window from Prinia subflava isolate CZ2003 ecotype Zambia chromosome Z, Cam_Psub_1.2, whole genome shotgun sequence encodes these proteins:
- the LOC134564140 gene encoding sodium/hydrogen exchanger 2-like, producing the protein MESQGHRAAAVLAGSCLSCILQAPWVGALQEPLLEDSILENISWAAEESQGNDSLEHAFFSLDYQHVQVPFEITLWIMLASLAKIGFHLYNKLPSVVPESCLLIFVGLIMGGIIYGLNDRSPPVMDSDIFFLYLLPPIVLDAGYFMPSRPFFENIGTILLYAVVGTIWNVFGIGFSLYGICQVKAFRLQDVSLLHNLLFGSLIAAVDPVAVLAVFEEIHVNEKLHILVFGESLLNDAVTVVLYKLFRSFCEMPTIKSMDVFAGVGKFFVVGLGGVLVGLSFGFTAAFTTRFTKDIRVIEPLFVFLYSYLSYLTAEMFHLSGIVAIISCAMGMKRYVEANISLKSHTTVKYFMKMWSSVSDTLIFIFLGVSTIGENHEWNWPYICFTVIFCLIWRALGVLVLTFFVNRFHVNTITSKDQFIIAYGGLRGAICFSLVFLLPDFRRKKLFIAATTVVILFTVFIQGMTIRPLVDLLAVKRKRESAPTVGEQIHIRFLDHLLAGIEDISGHWGQYYWKDKLEYFNSKYLQKILLREYDQPKSSIVLLYEKLERKHAIELAQAGQLGHGPAHPSFLSSDRTVITDQKLEDTPNPDVLDNMQEILARNLYRIRRTGPAYNRHTLPGDSEPTEQAKEILILRHKSLLVEVSGSDTCSSRKESQKEDLCSVQGEATPQPKLCRSFTVGNTEKIQEVKESRSQSVCAIPPTQPSGATWGGRKKLSLEM; encoded by the exons ATGGAGAgccagggacacagagctgcagctgtcctggctgggtCCTGTCTCTCCTGCATCCTCCAAGCCCCCTGGGtgggagccctgcaggagccgCTGCTGGAGGATTCGATCCTGGAGAACATCAGCTGGGCTGCCGAGGAATCCCAGGGAAACGACTCCTTGGAGCACGCGTTCTTCTCTCTGGATTATCAGCACGTCCAGGTCCCCTTTGAAATCACGCTCTGGATCATGCTGGCATCCTTGGCCAAAATAG GGTTCCATCTCTACAACAAGCTGCCTTCCGTCGTTCCCGAGAGCTGTTTGCTGATATTTGTGGGACTCATCATGGGGGGAATAATCTATGGATTAAATGATAGGTCACCACCAGTGATGGACAGCGACATCTTTTTCCTCTACCTCCTGCCCCCCATTGTGCTGGACGCCGGCTACTTCATGCCCAGCCGCCCCTTTTTCGAGAACATCGGCACCATCCTGCTCTACGCGGTGGTGGGGACCATCTGGAACGTGTTTGGGATTGGCTTTTCCCTGTATGGGATCTGCCAGGTGAAAGCCTTCCGGCTGCAGGACGTGTCCCTGCTGCACAACCTCCTGTTTGGCAGCCTCATCGCTGCCGTGGACCCCGTGGCCGTGCTGGCCGTCTTCGAGGAGATCCACGTCAATGAGAAGCTGCACATCCTGGTTTTTGGGGAATCGCTCCTCAACGACGCCGTGACCGTG GTGCTCTATAAACTCTTTCGCTCTTTCTGCGAGATGCCGACCATAAAAAGCATGGATGTTTTTGCTGGAGTTGGAAAATTCTTTGTGGTTGGGCTGGGAGGAGTTTTAGTGGGGCTGAGTTTCGGGTTCACTGCCGCCTTCACCACGCGCTTCACCAAGGACATCCGCGTCATCGAGCCCCTCTTTGTGTTCCTGTACAGCTACCTGTCCTACCTCACTGCAGAGATGTTCCACCTCTCCGGGATTGTGGC CATCAtttcctgtgccatgggcatGAAGCGTTACGTGGAGGCCAACATCTCCCTCAAGTCCCACACCACAGTCAAGTACTTCATGAAGATGTGGAGCAGCGTGAGCGACACCCTCATCTTCATCTTCCTCGGAGTTTCCACCATCGGGGAAAACCACGAGTGGAACTGGCCCTACATTTGCTTCACGGttattttctgtctcatttgGAGGGCACTTG GGGTTCTTGTGCTGACTTTCTTTGTGAACAGATTTCACGTGAACACTATCACCAGTAAGGACCAGTTCATCATTGCCTATGGGGGGCTCCGAGGGGCCATTTGCTTCTCTttggttttcctgctgcctgaCTTCCGCAGGAAAAAGCTCTTCATTGCAGCAACAACTGTTGTCATCCTCTTCACCGTGTTCATACAG GGAATGACCATCCGTCCCCTCGTCGACCTGTTGGCTGtcaagaggaaaagggagagtgCTCCCACTGTGGGAGAGCAGATCCACATTCGG TTCTTGGATCATTTGCTGGCTGGCATTGAAGATATATCTGGACACTGGGGACAGTATTACTGGAAAGACAA ATTGGAATATTTTAACAGCAAATACCTGCAGAAGATCCTGCTCAGGGAGTACGACCAACCCAAGTCCAGCATCGTGCTGCTCTACGAGAAGCTGGAGCGCAAACATGCCATCGAGCtggcccaggctgggcagctggGCCACGGCCCAGCCCACCCCTCCTTCCT cagcagcGACAGAACTGTCATAACAGACCAAAAATTGGAGGACACTCCAAATCCTGATGTCCTGGACAACATGCAGGAAATATTGGCAAGGAACCTGTACCGGATCAGGAGGACG GGCCCGGCGTACAACAGGCACACCCTGCCCGGGGACAGCGAGCCCACGGAGCAGGCCAAGGAGATCCTGATCCTGCGGCACAAGAGCCTGCTGGTGGAGGTGAGCGGGAGCgacacctgcagctccaggaaggaG TCCCAGAAGGAGGATTTGTGCTCGGTGCAGGGTGAGGCCACCCCGCAGCCCAAGCTCTGCCGCTCCTTCACTG